The region ctgatggCCACAGACATGTTCCAGTGGTGGATCTCGCCGGAGCCAAAGGCCAGGGCATCGGGAACTGACGACTCGTAGCGGAACCTGTAGGGCACGCATAGAGGTCAGCCAAGGTCTTGTTCATATCAGGGATGGAACTGTGCAGGGTTGACTTACCGGACAAGGAAGCCAATGCCGTCTTGGAGCTCAGTCGGAaacacggcgtcgacctcgccaaaGCGCTCCCCCAGGCCGTATTTGATCCTGGACTGGACTTCCATGATGGGAGTATCGGGCCTCTCATCGACGCGTACCATGACGCTCCGGTTGTTGACGTTGCACTTATAGCAGCTGCAAGGCTTGTAGCTGAACCTTCCGCCACCGGCGTTCTCGTTCCGGCATCCCGCCTGCGCATGGGCTTCGTTCTGCGGACCAGACTGcagctgcgcctgcgcgcggccctcgaagccACTGTACTCGTACGGATTTCCGCCGTATGGAGGCATGTAGTTGGAAGAAGAGCCTCGATGGCCCGAGTAGCCCCCGCGGTGTCGTcccctgccgcggccgccagcccacGAGCCGCCAATACGGGGCGGGGACATCAACTGTGCCGACTGATTCATGGACGAGTTCCTGGAGTGGACATGGCCCCGTCTGCCGTAGCTTCCATTGTTTGaggctcctcgagctcctcgctgATACTCCGGGGCCGTATAGTTGCGCTGAAGTGCTCCAACGTGCTCACCTCGCGCAGACGACTGAGAGCCGTGGaacctggccgccgtggctccTGGTCCTACATTGATCGCCGGGACCGGGTTCTGCAATTCCGGGCTGTTAGTACCGTAACGAGATCCGGTGCGGTCCTCCCAAGTCTCAAAGGAATAGAAGGAGTCATCCGCGCTCGAAGGAGTACCGACCGTGTTCCTGGCAGAAGTCTGCCTCGATGAGTCTGGCGACTCCTCCTTACCGACCATCGTGTCCCCTTGGCGAAACATCTGAGGTGCGAGGTGAGAaagtcgtcgccggccactCTGCTGAGAACGCAGACGCTCGGTCGACCGCGCATAGCTTGGCGGAAGGCCACTCACCACTGCCTGGCCACTCTCATAGATCATCATCTGCTCAGTATTCATAGCACCGTGGATGTTCCCAGCCATGTTTTGCTGAGaatcttgctgctgctcagaTGCGCCAGATTGCTAGTCCGGCTGCATCTCCGCGACAGGCACCACAGATGACTGAGGCTGTACAACGGTAGGAGAGTCAGTCTTCCCATGCTCAGTGGCGGTCGAAGTACTGGCTGTTTCGGTGATGACCACGGGCCTGGTAACCGCATTCTCATCTGCACTTGCCTGGTCGTGGGTCACCTGTCCATGATGAACAGCCATCTCTTCGGGATTTTGCACTTCGTCATGGGCGCCAACGGCTTCTTTCTTCTTGTCCGTTGACCATAAGCTGGCGTCTTTGAGATCTGGTGAGCTTGCGGACGCTCGTGGCGTCTTGAGTACAGGAGCAATGCTGTTGTCATCACCAAGGGTATGGCAAACCGGCAGAGCGTCGGTCGCAGCCTGGCACTcttgcgtcgtcgcctgAGATGTAGTCGTCTCATCCGCGCTCTGGGCTGCTTCGGTGGCAACAAATCTTGCTACCGTTTCTGCAACTCTCTCGTCCCATCGGGGTGGGAGTTTGCTGCTTCCCATTGCAATGACCACACCGCTCTCTGTCACGACACCGGTAGGTggcatcttcttcgtcttcctgGGAACCTCCAATTCGGAGGACTCACGGAGGGCCTCCACCGCACTCACTTTGGGTGGCTCGGCCACCGGGGCATTCTGGCCCAGTGGGTGGTAATAGTGGTTACCGTCTTGAACAAAGCAGGGCACTATCGGGTTCATTGTCGACTGGTGAGCTTCTGCAACTGGAGGCGAGGGCAATCCATTCTCTCCCAAGACCTGTGTGTCTGCTATTCGAGTGTTAGCAACATGCCCTCAGATGTGGTGTCAAGAAACTTACCGAGCCAGTTGACAACGGCACCGCTGTTCACGGCACTCACAAGGTCCTGGGGTGGCACAATATACTGCTTGAGACCACCGGAGAGGAGTAGGTCGCGACGGTAGTGAAGAGCGCACTTCAATAGACCCATTTCGTCGTCTTGAATGTCGCCAATCTCCTGCCAGTCTTCGGAAGCAAGAACGCAAACGATGCCACCCTTGAGACTGTTCCACTCGGCAAGCTTGTTGCGGTTCTCCTCTTTCTTGAGCCATTGATCGGCAAAGCGGCCAATCTCCATCATGGCCTCACCATTCCACTCATTGCCGATGAGCTTATTCTCGTCATACAAAGTGTTGATGACGTTCCAGAGGTTGAGCGCACCATAGTGGTAGAGGTCATGGGCATCAAAAAACTCCCAGAGGTCGTCCCACCGGTACGGGCGCGTCAGGCGCTTCATGTCCGCCCAAAAGATGACACGGAGCGAATTGCAAACGGACTGTATCTCGTCGCGGTTCCAGAGATGTACGCGGCGCTCCGGGAGGAGGTCGCCCGTCTTGCGAAAGGCCTGTTGGCCATACATGGTCGAAAACTTGCCTTGAGCTGTGGCTGGCGGGTGCGTGTAGAAGCGCACAGGCAGGTGGTTCTCAATGTATTGATTCGGCACACCGCCAGAGTCTCGTCCGTGAACCATGTTGTACGTCACCGGGAGCCCATTTGGGTAGAACGCGGCGAACGCCGCCTGGGTTCCAAGAGGCTGGTTGCAGGCGTAAGTCTTTGGGacaccggcggcgtcgagcacgacgtGAGGAGCGTCCAAAGACATATAAGCGTCGGTCGCTCTAGAGGCAGAACCACCTCCACTATTGGTAGAGGTGTCGGCCATCGCGAGTTCGAGAGCACGCGAATTCAGACTAGTCAGGATGGACTTGCTGTAGACCTAACAACAGGTGTCAGCCTTGATCGTTGTTTCGATGGGGAGACCTTACAAACCGCGTCTTGAGACTCGAGATCGTCGATGATCTCGGGTATTTGAAGAGAAGACAGTAACAATCGTCACTTTCGGCAGGCGTCTACTGAAACAGTAGACTGATAACGAACGAGTGTTCGGTAGACAGCGTCGACTCAAATGTTGTCGTACAATATCAAAGCGACGTGACAATGAGCTGCCTCTTTGCTTTGGGCAGTAAATTcgcagcgacgaggaagccggGCTGCTGTCTTTAGTTTTTCGGGTTTTTTCCAGTGTTTTTCGTGTTTTTTGTTTTCGAGTTTTTGTTGTTTCGACACAAGCTCTGGTGGTGACTTGTGTACGTCAAAAAGTCGGCTGCTGGGAACCGTCGAGACCTCAGTGCAGAAGAGCACTGATCGTGACAGGGAAGCAGCCAAGGCCGATCCGACGATGGTTCGCAAAAACCGATAGAAAGAAACAAGGAAAGAAACGACTTCAAAACAGGAATGACGCCCGGGCGGTCTTGTGAAGCAACCGCAGGCGTTTGGTAGAAACGAAAGGCGGAGAGGAGAGTCTGCAAGGAGCCGTTTATCACGCCAAACGCGCCACTCCTGTTTCGCGACCAGCTTCACAGCAAAATGCTATGAAAAACCGATCACTATCCAGGCGATGACACGCCGGCCTGCTTCGGACGCGATGCACAAAGCGATGAGAGGGGAGCAGTGTTTTTGATACAGGTGATAGGGGTTTGTGAGGTTGTGGCAACGCGGAAGTTTGGAGGGTGATGGTGAGGGTAGCGTGAGTGAAGGTGTGtgagaggaagagaagaagagaagaaggagatgcGTGAACAAGAGAGAGAAGTACGCGTCTTTGAACAGCGGTCGGCTGCCAGCTGTTCACTCGTGGCCGCGCACCCGTCGCAGGGCacgtcgccacggccgttTGAACAGGCGAGCCTCAAGCTACCGAGCAACGCAGCTGCGCTTCGAGCCGCGTTCAGGTGGCCCTCCTTTCAAGCACGACGTCCGTCACATTGGTAACGGGCAGCTGCGCCAGACGAGCGTTCAGGTCGATACCCCGACACATTGGAAGACGGCTGTGGCTCCGATATACATTTGTGGCTAAAGCTGGCCTTCCAGGCTTGTTTCAATGGCTCTGCGACCTGTAAATCAGTCTCTCGGAGGGGTTGCAGTACTAGCTTTGACTTGACCGTCTTGCATTCGCGCGATCAGCGCCCGGGCAAATCGGCCAAAACATTGAGCCCGTTTGCCTGGCAAGTCCTTGCCAACTTCATAACTCCTGACAAGTTTCACAGAGCACACGTGAGAAAATAGCAATTGAGAGTCATTTCATATCCGAAAACACCATCGCCACATATGGGGAGACAGTATGAGAGAGCGTGCAAAGCAGAGAGATGGGTATATGTACATATGGGATTTTACAGCGTCGGTGTCGACATCCAGACTATAGCTTCGTCGCGTTGACAAGCTTGAGAATCTCCGAAtcgttggcgccggcaaTGGCCTTGCCGTTGTTCCAGTCCACAGTCTGCAGCGCGTTAGCCAGCGTCCCGGCCGCCGGGAGGGGGTATCGATGCAGGCGCATAGGCCGAGCCACACTCACCACGGGCCGCACAAAGTTCTCCTTGCTCTCCTTGAACTTGCGCAGCGCATCTTtctcgtcgcgggcgcccTTGATGATCTGCGAGATGTTGTCCTTGCCGACGTACTCGAGGATCGTCTGAACTTGctcgggcgtgggcggctcCTCGGTGATGTTGAGGTCGAAGGGGTCGCGCTTGGGCAGCGTGTAGTTGCTGGCTTGGTCCATCGTCGCGCCCGTCTGCAGGTTGACCGAAATCTCCTTGAGCAAGTTGGCGACCCGGGTCGAGGCCGGGGATCCCGCCTTGTGGAAGacggtgatgatgtcgaGGGTTTTGCGCTGCTTAGGGTGTTAGCCTCTTTCGCGGGATTCGGCGCTCGTGGGGGGGGACTATATCGCTGGGACTTTGGGACTTACGAATCCGAACATGTTGGCGGTCACTGGAAGGTCGTGCGCGGGAGACAATGCGATTGAGCTGATTGATGGCGAAGTTGTGAACGGATGAGGTTCTCGTCGGATTTCTCCAATCGGAACCAGGCTTTGGCCAAGCTCCACCGAGCTTCCCGAGCTGTGCTGCAGCCGTGGGCAGGCAGTGACGTCGTGCCTTTATGCTAGCGGGCGTGCCTGCCGTTTGCGTGTGGGTGGTCTGTGCGCCTACCCCCCCAAATCCCGATCAGCAGGGCGGCTTCTCGAAGTTCCAGCACGCATGCCAGCTTCACGACAGTTCCTTCCTGGCCGTACCATCTTATCAGATATGAATCGATATTGTCAGGCCAATCGTGCCAACTCTATTTCTCAAAGATTCCGCTGGTGTATGCGTTTGTGA is a window of Purpureocillium takamizusanense chromosome 10, complete sequence DNA encoding:
- a CDS encoding uncharacterized protein (COG:S~EggNog:ENOG503PH3A) — encoded protein: MADTSTNSGGGSASRATDAYMSLDAPHVVLDAAGVPKTYACNQPLGTQAAFAAFYPNGLPVTYNMVHGRDSGGVPNQYIENHLPVRFYTHPPATAQGKFSTMYGQQAFRKTGDLLPERRVHLWNRDEIQSVCNSLRVIFWADMKRLTRPYRWDDLWEFFDAHDLYHYGALNLWNVINTLYDENKLIGNEWNGEAMMEIGRFADQWLKKEENRNKLAEWNSLKGGIVCVLASEDWQEIGDIQDDEMGLLKCALHYRRDLLLSGGLKQYIVPPQDLVSAVNSGAVVNWLADTQVLGENGLPSPPVAEAHQSTMNPIVPCFVQDGNHYYHPLGQNAPVAEPPKVSAVEALRESSELEVPRKTKKMPPTGVVTESGVVIAMGSSKLPPRWDERVAETVARFVATEAAQSADETTTSQATTQECQAATDALPVCHTLGDDNSIAPVLKTPRASASSPDLKDASLWSTDKKKEAVGAHDEVQNPEEMAVHHGQVTHDQASADENAVTRPVVITETASTSTATEHGKTDSPTVVQPQSSVVPVAEMQPD
- a CDS encoding uncharacterized protein (COG:S~EggNog:ENOG503P47E), which encodes MDQASNYTLPKRDPFDLNITEEPPTPEQVQTILEYVGKDNISQIIKGARDEKDALRKFKESKENFVRPVTVDWNNGKAIAGANDSEILKLVNATKL
- a CDS encoding uncharacterized protein (COG:S~EggNog:ENOG503P47E) codes for the protein MFGFRKTLDIITVFHKAGSPASTRVANLLKEISVNLQTGATMDQASNYTLPKRDPFDLNITEEPPTPEQVQTILEYVGKDNISQIIKGARDEKDALRKFKESKENFVRPVVSVARPMRLHRYPLPAAGTLANALQTVDWNNGKAIAGANDSEILKLVNATKL